A single region of the Lycium barbarum isolate Lr01 chromosome 2, ASM1917538v2, whole genome shotgun sequence genome encodes:
- the LOC132627806 gene encoding cytochrome P450 81Q32-like codes for MNISMEFSSIYLAIPMFLALYILTQHVLHKLQKLPPCPFPNLPIIGHLYLLKNPMHKNLSKLSKKHGPVLFLQFGSRKVLIVASPSAAEECLSKNDIIFANRPRLIAGKHFGQNYTSLAWSSYGDHWRNLRRIASTQLLSSYRVQTLSVFRTDEVHLMIQHLIQKCKNNDSYQKVDMRSMLFEVTFNSITRMLAGKRFCGERVVDSEEATTFQEIVGELVKVLAKSSKQEFLPFFRWFSLEGIEKMCENAQRKRDVFVQNWIEGFRQMRSNKIEANKENRERTMIEILLSLQETDPEYYTDEMIRGLMMTLLTAASNTSADTMEWTMAHFLNNPEILKKARAEINNVVGQQHLIDESDISQLHYLKSTIMETLRMHPAVPLLLPHESSKDCTIGGFHVPRDTMLLVNVWAIQNNEKIWGDPEVFRPERFEHMEMGKDNGNQFKCLPFGSGRRGCPGENLAMRMIALALGSLIQCFEWERIGDEKEDMSESGGFTAPKARPLVANFRPRPTIVPLLSQT; via the exons ATGAATATCTCAATGGAATTCTCTTCCATTTACTTAGCTATTCCTATGTTTCTAGCACTGTATATCTTAACTCAACATGTCCTTCACAAGCTCCAAAAACTTCCACCATGTCCATTTCCAAATCTTCCAATAATTGGTCATCTTTACTTACTGAAAAATCCCATGCACAAGAATCTCTCAAAGCTCTCGAAAAAACACGGTCCAGTACTCTTTCTCCAGTTTGGCTCCCGAAAAGTCCTTATCGTTGCTTCTCCATCAGCAGCCGAAGAATGTCTATCCAAAAATGACATTATTTTTGCAAATCGTCCTCGGCTTATTGCTGGAAAACACTTTGGTCAAAACTACACTAGCCTTGCCTGGTCATCCTACGGTGACCATTGGCGAAACCTTAGACGTATAGCTTCTACTCAACTCTTATCATCATATCGCGTGCAAACTTTATCCGTTTTTAGAACTGATGAAGTTCATCTGATGATCCAACATCTAATTCAGAAGTGCAAGAACAATGATTCATATCAGAAGGTGGATATGAGGAGCATGTTGTTTGAGGTAACGTTCAATTCCATTACGAGGATGCTTGCTGGTAAAAGATTTTGCGGAGAAAGAGTTGTGGACTCCGAGGAAGCAACAACGTTTCAGGAGATTGTCGGAGAGCTAGTGAAAGTACTTGCAAAGTCAAGCAAACAGGAGTTCTTGCCATTCTTTCGTTGGTTTTCGTTGGAGGGGATTGAAAAGATGTGCGAAAATGCGCAGAGGAAAAGGGACGTTTTCGTGCAAAATTGGATAGAAGGATTTCGACAGATGAGGTCTAATAAGATCGAGGCAAATAAAGAAAACAGAGAGAGAACCATGATAGAGATCTTGCTATCACTACAAGAAACAGATCCTGAGTACTATACAGATGAAATGATCAGGGGCCTTATGATG ACACTTTTAACAGCTGCAAGTAACACCTCAGCAGATACAATGGAGTGGACAATGGCACATTTCCTAAACAACCCAGAAATCCTAAAAAAGGCAAGGGCTGAAATTAACAACGTTGTTGGACAACAACATTTGATCGATGAATCGGATATCTCTCAGCTACATTACCTCAAGTCAACCATCATGGAGACACTAAGGATGCACCCAGCGGTCCCATTGCTTCTGCCACACGAATCATCCAAAGATTGCACGATCGGAGGTTTTCATGTTCCGCGAGATACAATGTTACTAGTGAATGTGTGGGCGATACAGAACAACGAAAAGATTTGGGGTGATCCAGAAGTATTTAGGCCAGAAAGATTTGAACATATGGAGATGGGAAAAGACAATGGGAATCAGTTCAAGTGCTTGCCTTTTGGGTCAGGGAGAAGGGGATGTCCTGGTGAAAACTTAGCCATGCGTATGATCGCGTTGGCACTGGGATCACTTATTCAGTGCTTTGAATGGGAAAGAATTGGTGATGAGAAAGAAGACATGAGCGAATCGGGTGGTTTCACTGCACCTAAAGCTAGACCTTTGGTGGCTAATTTTCGTCCTCGACCAACAATTGTGCCTCTTCTTTCTCAAACTTGA
- the LOC132627808 gene encoding cytochrome P450 81Q32-like, which produces MDHHMFSPILYAPLLLALYIITKHFIRKFKNHPPAPFLVFPFIGHLYLFKKPLQRTLAKISNQHGPVLLLQFGSRKVLLVSSPSASEECFTKNDIIFANRPHLMAGKHLGYNFTSMAWSSYGDHWRNLRRITSVEMFSTHRLQMFHGIRVDEVKSMVKRLNSSAMAEKSVDMKTMFFELMLNVMMRTIAGKRYYGENVEDIEEATRFREMVQETFRIGGATNVGDFLPALKLLVRKLEKSLVVLQQNRDEFMQDMIKNCRKRMKKEGTVTDSEIERNKKSLIEVLLTLQEKEPEYYKDEIIRSLMLVLLAAGTDTSVGTMEWALSLMLNHPETLKKAQAEIDERIGHERLVDESDINNLPYLRCIINETFRMYPPGPLLVPHESSEETTVGGYRVPGGTMLLVNLWAIHNDPKLWDEPRKFKPERFEGLEGVRDGYKLMPFGSGRRSCPGEGLAVRMVALSLGCIIQCFDWQRIGNELVDMTEGTGLTLPKAQPLLAKCKPRPIMANLLSQI; this is translated from the exons ATGGATCACCATATGTTCTCTCCAATCTTATACGCTCCTCTTCTACTAGCTTTATACATTATCACCAAACATTTCATACGCAAATTCAAAAATCATCCACCAGCTCCATTTCTTGTTTTTCCTTTTATTGGCCATCTTtatctcttcaagaaacctcttcAACGTACCTTAGCCAAAATCTCCAATCAACATGGCCCTGTTCTTCTCCTTCAATTCGGTTCTCGTAAAGTCCTTTTGGTTTCTTCACCTTCTGCATCAGAAGAGTGTTTTACCAAGAACGATATTATTTTCGCGAATCGTCCTCATTTAATGGCAGGGAAACATTTAGGATATAATTTTACTTCGATGGCTTGGAGTTCTTATGGAGATCATTGGAGAAATCTCAGGAGGATCACTTCAGTTGAGATGTTTTCCACTCATCGTCTTCAAATGTTTCATGGAATTCGTGTTGATGAAGTGAAGTCTATGGTAAAGAGGCTTAATTCTTCTGCCATGGCTGAGAAATCTGTGGATATGAAGACTATGTTCTTTGAGTTGATGCTTAATGTCATGATGAGGACAATTGCTGGAAAAAG GTATTACGGAGAAAATGTGGAGGACATCGAAGAAGCTACGAGATTCAGGGAAATGGTGCAGGAGACTTTCAGGATTGGTGGCGCGACGAATGTCGGTGATTTTCTGCCAGCGTTGAAGTTATTGGTGAGGAAATTGGAGAAGAGTTTAGTTGTGTTGCAACAGAACAGAGATGAGTTTATGCAGGATATGATAAAAAATTGCAGAAAGAGAATGAAGAAAGAAGGGACTGTTACTGATTCAGAGATTGAAAGGAATAAGAAATCATTGATTGAAGTATTGTTAACACTGCAAGAAAAGGAACCAGAATATTACAAGGATGAAATCATCAGAAGCCTTATGCTT GTTCTATTAGCAGCAGGGACTGATACTTCAGTTGGGACAATGGAGTGGGCTTTATCTCTAATGTTAAACCACCCTGAAACTCTGAAGAAGGCACAAGCTGAAATTGACGAACGCATAGGACATGAACGTTTAGTTGACGAGTCAGACATCAACAACCTACCTTACTTACGTTGTATAATAAACGAGACGTTCAGAATGTACCCTCCAGGACCTCTGTTAGTCCCTCACGAGTCGTCCGAGGAGACTACCGTGGGAGGCTACCGTGTACCTGGAGGCACAATGTTGCTTGTGAATTTGTGGGCTATTCACAATGATCCTAAGCTTTGGGATGAACCAAGAAAGTTTAAACCAGAAAGATTTGAAGGACTAGAAGGTGTTAGAGATGGGTACAAATTGATGCCTTTTGGTTCTGGAAGAAGGAGTTGTCCTGGTGAAGGATTGGCTGTTAGAATGGTTGCTTTGTCATTGGGATGCATTATTCAGTGCTTTGATTGGCAAAGAATTGGCAATGAATTGGTTGATATGACTGAAGGAACTGGACTCACCTTGCCTAAAGCTCAACCCTTGTTGGCTAAGTGTAAGCCACGACCCATAATGGCTAATCTTCTCTCTCAGATTTGA